In the Colletotrichum lupini chromosome 1, complete sequence genome, one interval contains:
- a CDS encoding cytochrome c encodes MAGGKSLSPHARAPSSPASIRHEPLSSEVTLAESGTVRNCFAGQFGFDFTSTSDILRQFPGISLDGAKNRGPMSETQGGVDRGGEAAYTLTTSAHYGRSGSHRDSIQANNEICDAKKGANLFKTRCAQCHTVEADGGNKIGPALHGLWGRKTGSVEGYSYTDANKKKGIEWNDQTLFEYLENPKKYIPGTKMAFGGLKKEKDRNDLIAYLKDVTK; translated from the exons ATGGCTGGTGGTAAGTCTCTCTCACCTCACGCGCGCGCGCCGTCCTCTCC CGCCTCAATCCGCCACGAGCCATTGAGCAGCGAAGTTACCCTCGCTGAGTCTGGAACGGTTCGGAACTGCTTCGCGGGCCAATTCGGCTTCGATTTCACCTC CACCTCCGACATCTTGCGCCAATTTCCTGGCATCTCGCTTGATGGGGCAAAAAACAGGGGCCCGATGAGCGAGACACAAGGAGGCGTCGACAGGGGCGGCGAAGCAGCGTATACGCTCACGACGAGTGCTCACTACGGGCGGTCGGGCTCTCATCGGGACTCAATCCAAGCGAACAACGAAATCT GTGACGCTAAGAAGGGTGCCAACCTCTTCAAGACCCGTTGCGCTCAGTGCCACACCGTCGAGGCCGACGGCGGCAACAAGATCGGCCCTGCTCTGCACGGCCTTTGGGGCCGCAAGACCGGCTCCGTCGAGGGTTACTCCTACACCGACGCCaacaagaagaagggcaTCGAGTGGAACGACCAGACTCTC TTCGAGTACCTCGAGAACCCCAAGAAGTACATTCCCGGCACCAAGATGGCGTTCGGTGGTctcaagaaggagaaggaccGCAACGACCTCATTGC CTACCTCAAGGATGTCACCAAATAG
- a CDS encoding ATPase encodes MARISLRSGLDRDVYQIVKKLEDEREGEWQAKKSKDRDGGAKRKRPPRLTVTAIYESIKKSNSSLSRQKRKPLEDAIERVLDFRKEEEAESEDSDDLLEQAEEYKPEDRFLLNRQMTKHWNVAPAVPTAQGSDGKSTKKRRISPEPEAANGNGNSTGTGTGNVSDASAIVSKSSKSKTGDASETAQAAVTKKALKAAKYGPEQIPPGSVVLGGVRGIIEELQRYVFARARKPEDFACFGEQPMGILISGPPGTGKQSLVRSLSWRTRTPVISIGRYLSETRSPEKVSKIFTDVLDEAKKIAPCVVLFDHLDEYMVKSGNSHSEFDHEVISQLKLGLRRLRDWEREGQRVVIVGTTSKLELVDPTLRRPDYFAQTITVKVPNTDAREEIFKALTRELDIPSEVDFQALAVRTHGFVGDDIRAVIQVANRKASDRFMDVEEARARNTIQAERMDTESSFSHADNAARDLDDACLWYDYIEHPSYTTPTRIHVSQQDFVDAIAEHTPYMRREGFSSIPSTSWSEVGALHSVRAAFQVSIVRRIKEPLLFQKFGKQRPAGVLLFGPPGCGKTLVAKAVANDAQASFILIKGPELLNKYVGESERAIRELFTRAKSCAPCILFFDEMDSLVPKRENTTTEAGARVVNALLAELDGAGDRGEVYVIGTSNRPDMIDPAILRPGRLDKLLFVDLPTEDERVDILRTIVRNGIGGGVQPEGQGDGDNDVVDVEAIARDKRCAGFSGADLYGLYKNALDECVLRYEGGEPALIKSDWEAALSKTKPSVPNPETYRRLANKLHHQT; translated from the exons ATGGCCCGCATCAGCCTCCGGTCCGGTCTCGATCGTGACGTATATCAGATTGTCAAAAAGCTGGAGGACGAGAGGGAAGGAGAGTGGCAGGCGAAGAAGAGCAAGGACAGGGACGGCGGCGCCAAGAGAAAGAGACCGCCACGGTTGACAGTAACGGCGATATACGAGTCGATTAAAAAGTCGAATTCAAGTCTGAGCCGACAAAAGAGGAAACCACTGGAGGACGCGATTGAGAGGGTTCTGGATTTCCGCAAGGAAGAAGAGGCCGAATCTGAGGACAGCGACGACTTGTTGGAGCAGGCTGAAGAATACAAA CCGGAAGATCGATTTCTTCTCAACAGACAAATGACGAAGCACTGGAACGTCGCTCCGGCGGTGCCCACTGCCCAGGGGTCAGACGGCAAAAGCACCAAGAAACGCCGCATCTCACCTGAGCCCGAGGCTGCCAACGGCAATGGCAACAGTACCGGCACCGGCACCGGTAATGTCAGCGACGCCTCGGCCATTGTCTCCAAGTCGTCAAAGTCCAAGACGGGCGACGCTTCAGAGACCGCTCAGGCGGCCGTCACGAAGAAGGCGCTCAAGGCGGCCAAGTACGGCCCCGAGCAGATCCCTCCGGGTTCGGTCGTTCTCGGCGGCGTGCGTGGCATCATCGAGGAGCTGCAGCGGTACGTCTTTGCGCGCGCGCGGAAGCCGGAGGATTTCGCATGCTTTGGAGAGCAGCCGATGGGAATCCTCATCTCAGGACCCCCGGGCACGGGCAAGCAGTCTCTCGTGCGGTCGCTTTCTTGGAGAACGAGGACGCCTGTTATCTCTATCGGGCGATACCTTAGCGAGACGCGGTCGCCTGAGAAAGTGAGCAAGATTTTCACCGACGTGCTGGACGAGGCGAAGAAGATTGCGCCGTGCGTCGTCCTGTTCGACCACCTGGACGAGTACATGGTCAAGTCGGGCAACAGCCACAGCGAGTTCGACCATGAGGTCATTTCACAGCTCAAGCTCGGTCTCCGGCGCTTGCGGGACTGGGAGCGTGAGGGGCAACGGGTGGTGATCGTGGGCACGACGAGTAAGCTCGAGCTCGTCGACCCGACGCTGCGGAGACCAGACTACTTTGCGCAGACCATCACGGTCAAGGTGCCCAACACGGACGCCCGAGAGGAGATATTCAAGGCCCTGACGAGAGAGCTCGATATACCCTCCGAAGTCGACTTCCAGGCCCTCGCCGTCCGCACGCACGGCTTCGTCGGCGACGATATCCGCGCCGTGATCCAGGTTGCCAACCGCAAGGCTAGCGACCGCTTCATGGATGTAGAAGAGGCGCGCGCCAGGAATACCATCCAGGCCGAGAGAATGGATACGGAGAGCTCCTTCTCGCACGCGGATAACGCCGCCCGCGACCTCGACGACGCCTGCCTGTGGTACGACTATATCGAGCACCCATCCTACACGACCCCGACACGCATCCACGTAAGCCAGCAGGACTTTGTCGACGCCATCGCCGAGCACACCCCTTACATGCGCCGCGAAGGCTTCAGCTCCATCCCCAGCACCTCCTGGTCCGAAGTCGGCGCCCTGCACTCCGTCCGCGCCGCCTTCCAGGTCTCCATTGTCCGGCGCATCAAGGAACCCCTACTCTTCCAGAAATTCGGCAAGCAGCGACCCGCGGGCGTGCTCCTCTTCGGCCCTCCCGGCTGCGGCAAGACGCTCGTCGCGAAGGCCGTCGCCAACGACGCGCAGGCGAGCTTCATCCTCATCAAGGGCCCCGAGCTGCTCAACAAGTACGTGGGCGAGTCGGAGCGCGCGATCCGCGAGCTGTTCACGAGGGCGAAATCCTGCGCGCCGTGCATCCTCTTCTTTGACGAGATGGATTCGCTCGTGCCCAAGCGGGAGAACACCACCACCGAGGCGGGCGCCCGCGTCGTCAACGCGCTGCTTGCGGAGCTCGACGGCGCCGGGGATAGGGGTGAGGTCTATGTTATCGGCACGAGTAACCGGCCCGACATGATTGACCCGGCCATCCTGCGCCCCGGACGCCTTGACAAGCTGCTGTTTGTGGACTTGCCTACCGAGGACGAGCGCGTCGATATCTTGAGGACGATTGTGCGCAACGGCATCGGTGGAGGAGTGCAGCCAGAAGGCCAGGGTGACGGTGATAACGACGTCGTGGACGTTGAGGCGATTGCGCGGGATAAGCGGTGTGCCGGTTTCAGCGGTGCGGATCTGTACGGCTTGTATAAGAATGCGCTGGACGAATGTGTTTTGCGGTACGAGGGCGGAGAGCCGGCGTTGATCAAGAGTGATTGGGAGGCTGCGCTGAGCAAGACGAAGCCGAGTGTGCCGAACCCGGAGACGTATAGGAGGCTGGCGAATAAGTTGCATCATCAGACGTGA
- a CDS encoding 3' exoribonuclease family protein: MASAQQVLLSPAELAYLHSTLSLTPPIRPDGRKANQFRPLTAETGILPGTNGSARICFSDGTEAIVGVKAEIEKTASPFGADVDGEESPETRKDAGKKEEVKGNIDWLEITVEIPASREDDAATVFLANMLSEALLADGEFTKKLRINSRFHWKLYLDILLISPPLSYPLPLLSLTTHLSLLATRLPRLKSEGDEDPMFDDDWQASTFLYPRDGSAPVNGGSRPPITLLVIAVGGNVIFDPAREELAVAESALAVSVAEEKTAASTGGMDVDGRQLKLLSVRTVDPPSRLTAPGVPNSVNPATGLAGTPSKAPAVPAAAQGQAAEGVWKPPIGGTKVHVIEGMISKVLEKGGVADEVLEAIAAVELA, translated from the exons ATGGCGTCTGCACAGCAGGTTCTGCTCTCCCCGGCAGAGCTCGCCTACCTCCACTCGACCCTCTCCCTCACGCCGCCCATCCGCCCAGACGGCCGCAAGGCAAACCAGTTCCGCCCCCTGACCGCAGAGACGGGCATTCTTCCCGGCACCAACGGCAGCGCGCGCATCTGCTTCTCCGATGGCACGGAGGCCATCGTAGGCGTCAAGGCGGAGATCGAGAAGACGGCCAGCCCGTTTGGCGCAGACGTAGACGGCGAGGAGTCTCCAGAGACGAGGAAAGACGCGggcaagaaggaggaggtcaAGGGCAACATTGACTGGCTCGAGATAACGGTCGAGATCCCGGCCTCCAGGGAGGACGACGCCGCGACTGTTTTCCTTGCCAACATGCTCAGCGAAGCGTTGCTCGCTGACGGAGAGTTTACCAAGAAGCTACGGATCAACAGTCGGTTCCACTGGAAGCTCTACCTAGAC ATCCTCCTCATCTCCCCGCCTCTATCCTACCCGCTGCCCCTCCTCTCACTCACAACCCACCTCTCGCTCCTCGCAACCCGCCTCCCGCGCCTCAAGTCAGAGGGCGACGAAGACCCCATGTTCGACGACGACTGGCAGGCCTCGACGTTCCTGTACCCCCGCGACGGCAGCGCACCAGTCAACGGCGGCTCGCGCCCGCCCATAACACTGCTCGTCATCGCCGTCGGCGGCAACGTCATCTTCGACCCCGCGCGCGAGGAGCTCGCCGTCGCGGAGTCGGCGTTGGCGGTCTCGGTCGCCGAGGAGAAGACAGCCGCCTCGACTGGCGGAATGGACGTTGACGGTCGCCAGCTGAAGCTGCTCTCCGTGCGGACGGTCGACCCGCCTTCGAGGTTGACGGCGCCCGGCGTGCCCAACTCTGTGAATCCGGCTACCGGTCTTGCGGGCACACCGTCAAAGGCACCGGCAGTCCCGGCGGCTGCGCAGGGACAGGCCGCGGAGGGAGTTTGGAAGCCGCCTATAGGAGGTACCAAGGTACACGTGATTGAGGGGATGATCTCCAAGGTTCTGGAGAAGGGGGGCGTCGCGGACGAGGTGCTGGAGGCGATTGCCGCGGTAGAGCTGGCCTAA